Within the Setaria viridis chromosome 3, Setaria_viridis_v4.0, whole genome shotgun sequence genome, the region GGTGTATATAGGATTTGCGGAAAAGTAATTAGCGACAAGATCATCATGACCTGATTGCCGATTCCTTGGTATGATCCTTCTTGGTCCACTAAGCTGGCGACGACGGTGACTTCCAGTTGATGATTCTTCATTGTTCTCGGCCTTCAGTTCATCTGCAATCTCATTTATAATTTCTTGGAAGATTTCATCCTCTGCTAGAAGATCATTCACTGTGAACACTTCTGTAGGATCaaagtcgtcgtcgtcttcaagATAACCTACTTCATCTGATGACGACGGCTCCATACAGTTGGCTGGGTGGAAGATCAGAGCGTGGCAGAGGTGGAACAGCAGTAGATTAAAGAGCAATGCAATCTGTGGCCAACAGAGGTAAAAATATATAGTACTCGGCACTGTATGGAGCATTCACTCCTCCAGTTACAAGCATTCCACATTCACACAATGCGTCAGTTCACAAGCATTCCACATTCACACAATGCGTCAGTTCACAAGCATGCCACATTCACACATTAGTTACAAGCATGGCATATTCACACCATGCGTCAGTTACAAGCATGGCACATTCACACCATGCGTCAGTTCACATTACACATTCACAGAAAAAGCTTTTCTCATTTCACTGTCATAATTTCATTTAAAACTTGAAGATTTCATATAGGGTTCTCTATGCAACTTCCAACAGAAAGCAATTGAAATATAAGTCCATAACCAATTGATCAACATGAGAACCATTTAGACAACTATTATCCTTAAGCCTAAGTGATACAATGCCAAGCAGACCAACACAATGTTTTAAACCATCGGATAACTGGAACTAGCTGCATACATTTAGATATTACTAGTACTTCAGGGCAGCAGCTACTTCAGTGCATCATGATGAAGCTGCAAGAAATTACTCTATCAGCTTGTTGaattaatttttgaaaaaaaaacaggaaacaGAAAGAACACATACCAAATTAGAAAATTTCAGGAAAAAGCATCTTCCTCAAACACTTCATGGCAGCAACCCTCTCAACCTTTTCTTCATCCGTCATTGAACTGGTATCTTGTGAAATGAGGCTATTATATGCATCCAtcattttttattctttctcTAGTTTTTTCCCCTCCATCTCAATCTTCTTGGCCTCCATCTCTAGTTTCTTCCCCTCCATCTCTAGCTTCTTTGACTCTCTATTCTCTTGTGCTGTTAGATGGGCAATTTTTGTGGTCTCAATTTTATCAGAAGACAACTTTTTCTGCAATTCTAGTATCTTCATACGGTCTGCATTGGCACATTCCTGTATCTTGCCAAGTCTGTCCACCTTGTCCACATCAATTGCAGAATTTTTAGATTTTCCATCTTCATTTACTTCCTTGGACTTGCCTTTTGCAGCAAGAGCAACCTTTTTTGCTGCCTTTTGGCCTATTGGACGTTTTGGTGTTTCATCTGCACTATCTTCATTTacctctccttcttcttcgaGGTGATATGACTTCCTTTTACGAGCGTTCTTCAGCCCTTCATTATAGGTTTTCCACTTCGGCTCTTCACGACACATCTTCCAAACATTCTTAAGAGTAAAGGGTCCTAACATAGGTTttccttcatcatttttgctgTCTTCCACATAGAAATCCTCAGCTGCTTCCATCCACATCTGATCAGAATAGCCACTTGTATACACCCTGCGAGCCTTCAAATATGCACATTCAAAGAGGTCACACAACTTATTAATCTTGTGCCATCGATCCTTGGCTTGCTTTGCATTCCTTGCCCTCTGTGGTGCTGTTTTCTTGTTGTATTCATCGATAACATCACCCCAATACGCTTCACCCTTCCTATCGGCTCCGGTggttgagtccgtcgaatgctTGATCCAAGCACTCATTAATCTTTCATCTTCTTTTGTTGTCCACAAAATCCGCTTCTCAGTCCTAACATTTTCATTGTCTCTATCTACTGCAGCAGGCTGCTTATCTACATCCACTACAGCCGGCTGCTTCTCTCTATCCATATCTGGGGCTGAACTTGCATCCATTGAGGAAAATCTTGGAGCCTTGAAAGGGGCATAGTGAGATGGAGCACCAACAAAATTGGCCTGGCTGTTCAAAATGCCCATAAATCCACCAGGTGGGTGTGAATTATTTTCCCTGTATAAATGAAGTAACAACATGTCAGCATGTTAATTTAGACTCAAAATTCAGAGAATAACTGCTGTTTTATTATAACTAATAGCATGTCACCAGCAAAATTAGCATGGCTGGTAGTCTGAAAAaggaatattttttattttgtgcaTTATGAGTACACTTCAGGTAGGCACACAAGTTTAGCAGAAAAGCTGCTGTTTTAATAAAAGATAAGAGAACATTGCCTTGATATGGGACAGGGATATTCACAGTAGCTTCACTTGCTAGTAAATTCTAACATTCCAACTACAAAGATGCCTCCAGGACCATCCAAATATAATCAGCTCACATGCCATCAGCTCACATGCCATCAGTTCATATGCATTTCACAAAATTAAAAACAACAATCAATAGTTCATACTCGGCAGCAGTTTGATCCAAACAAAGAATGTCAAAGGGTAGTGCATATATATTGCCAACTTCATTGTCTAATGAGAAAAAAGGATCACATatcaggtcaatgacgagtatACTAAAAAGATTATCATGTCAATGATGACTGAACTAAATGGATCATCACCTCAATTTGGATAAAACTTCTATTTTCAGAGATTCAGAGAAGCTGCTGTTTTCAGATAAAAAGATTATCATGACGAGTATACTCAAAAGATTATCAGCAGAATTGTATACATAGCATTGTATTTCTACCATACTGTTGATAGAAGCAACCTCATATCTGTTTGGATAAGAAGGATGCATGTCTAAATTATCATGCAGGACACCACACTATCATGCTCctccaaacaaaacaaatacTGATAGAAGCAAAACACCACACTATCATGCTCCTCAGAACAAAACAGATAGAGTAACGGCACTGACAAAATTGCTAATGGAAACAACAATgctgaaacaaaaacaaattggAAGAAGTTTTACCATGCTGGATCTAAAATTGGCTGACGCCGAAAAGTAGGAGAAATTGAGctggtgccgctgccgccggtgaaGCCACCGTTGAAGGTTCTGCCATGGctggtgccgctgccgccggtgaaGCCTCTTCTGGCATGGATTGGGGACAAATCATCCGCGTCCGTCCAGGAATCCGTCGCCGCGCCGAGCCCATGGGAACCGTCCGCCTCTGGCGCGCCGGTGCCGTGGATCTAGCAAAAGGGCATGGGAGCTGCTGCAGCGCCATACCATCGATTGCCGGAGATGGGGGTGGCCTGAGCCGCCGCCGAGTCGTCGCGACTGGGATACAGCACCGCTGCCGAACCCCGGGCTCCAGCGCCTCCACCGCGCCCCAGGGCTCCGGCCTCGCCGTGGCCGTGTTGCTCGCTCATCGGCGACTGGAGCGGCGGTTGCATCCGCCCTGCCTCTgcccccaccggccaccgctgctgccgaagccgccgccgccgccgatgcgcCTAGGCGCTGCTTGCGACTGATGGCGGGAGAAGTGAAGAAAGGACGCGGGGAAGACTGATTTGGCGCGAAGAAGATGAATCCCGCCCGCCGCATCAGGATCCCGCGAGACGGCTTGGAGACGAGCGCTCGTACAGCGCGTCGATTCGTCGGCGATTTGAGGTTGGAGCACGAGCCGAGCTCGGTGTCTCCCGTGCAGACGGCCTTCGCTTCTCTCCTCATTCAattgggggcggcggggggtaaACGCAAAAACTGCAGCACGCAGATGGCCTAAATAGACCGGCTGTACATGCCCTAACgggtccttacttgctctcatATTATTATTCACTTGTTCCTGATATGTTAGCTTCGCTTTATAATATGTTGGTGCGTTGTCCCTAatagtcctctctttgcaagtatagtagtagaaaaTATTTGTGTGTGGTTTAatgccatctgtttattacgtgggaTCCACACATAGAAATACAAAAAATTACCActtaacctccgctctatccaCTCATTCACATCTTGCCCTAttctcgccgtcgcccaggcgCTGCACATCTtgtcgtcctcgccgtcgccccggCAAGTGCTCGTCCTCCCCATGTCCAACCCCATTCCCGCTTCGAGCGCTATGCCACAACACCTCTAACCGCCATGAGTAGGAGTgcgttctcctcttcttctcgtttccatcTACCTCCCatctataatccactccaaatcgttccaatcaagtgcaaatCGAGCCTCCAATTGCTAGATATGGAGACCTTAGTTCTGGATCTGGAGGGGATGGACGTCATTGAGAAGGGTGTGAGGTCCCGACCTCTgctgctccccccccccccccccctgtctTGCAGGTGAAAAGATCACTAAGTCAGTTCACCCCTGCACAATGGGATAAAGATCAGTGGTATCCTTTCATGGGACCACTGCGATTCATCCAAGTGCTATTCCTCTGCGTCGTCTTCATGACTGTGGAGCTTAACACGTTCTTTCTCAAATTTTGTCTATGGATTCCTCCAAGGAATCCCTTGGTCGTGTACAGATTGATCCTCTGGTGGTTGATTGCCATCCCAACCATCCGCGAGTATAACTCCTACTTACAAGACAGGTTAGACTAACAGTGTgcgtgttcgcttcagcttattcagccggcttatcaaccatcaaacagtatttttctctcacaacaaatcagtcatttcagcttttcagccggcttataagctgaagcgaacggtCCCAGTGTCATTCATTTGTTAGCAACAGACAAACAGTGTGCATGAATAGATTGCGCTTCCTTGATGGATAATTGATGATTGGCCATGGTTTTGATCATCACAGCAAACCAGTGAAGAAGGTTGGAGCCTTTTGTTGGCTTTCTCTGGCTATTTGCATAGTGGAGTTGCTTATCTGCATGAAGTTTGGGCATGGTGAGCTTCCTCTTTTCAATTTTCATGTCAGATATAGCACCAGCAGTTTCAGTGTATGATAAGAACTATAGCTGTAAGGCTATGTTTTGCAAACTGTTTACCTGACATTCAGCAATCTGAGCAGGGCTATTTCATGACCCAATGCCTTCCTGGTTGATCATCTTTTGGAGCTCAGTGGGGATTGCGCTTGTGATTTTCTTGCTTGCATGGTCATGGAGGAATCACCAAAAATTTCGGAGAAAGCAGCTATGATAGATATGATATATTGCAGTAATTTATCTCGGACACTTTCAaacttgcttcttcttctttggataCAGGCGCTGTACATATGTGTATGTGATGGAACTagatgtttggatccatggactaatttttagtttgggtcacatcggatgtttgaataccaattagaaggactaaactaattataaaaccaattagatgtttgactaattagacttaatagattcgtctcgcgaattagtcacgacttatgcaattgattttgtaattaatctatatttaatacttctaattagtatctaaacattcaatgaagagaaaagaaatggaGGTACGGGCTTCTGATCCTAGCCATTGCTTGTCAATTGGATGGCTCAAATACCCCTACCGCTTAACTTGCACGATCTGTCTCTGGTGCTGGATTGACTTCTCACtttacaaaaaaaagaaaaattggtTCTCAGTTTTCGAAAACAAGGTTGCAGGTTGCAGTAACATAAGATAAGGCCCAGCTAAATACAATAACATCAAATTTGATCCATTGCTTTGATTAATCTGTCACATAGAGCGATTACAACAACTCGATTACATGAAGTCAACAAATACGATTATACGAACCTACAGATACCAGAAAATTATGAAACTTTCGATAAGAATCTGACTTAATAAGTCTAAAAATTAAAGAATCAGAACTTAATCTCTGCAAATCTGGAACCAGTGACACTGACACCTGTCCATACATAAACATGCCACAGCCTGACTAGAGCACGGCAAGGCAGAAGACGAGGACCCATTTCTGTGCTGGCCTCCGAGCATTTGGCTGGAGCAGGAAGATGAGCCTGACTTCCAATCATCGTGTCACATCATAGTACTGCTTGTATGGATCAGCAGAGACTGAACCATTCTGAATGTGCTCAAACTCAAAGGAACAAGGAGGTTCGTCTCTGTTGTAATAATTCAACCTCATTCCTGCTGCATGCTGTTGGCGTGAGTGATCGACACCATCGCCAATTTTCAGTTTGGGATCAGCAGCATCACCACTACCTCCTAAACTGGCCATCTTATCTTGTAGCAGCAACTGTCTGATGACAGCCTCTAGGGGCGGAGCTTAGGCAAGGCCAAGGTGGGCCATgaaccgcccccccccccccccccccccccccccccaagcaAATCTTCCACTGATTAAGCAGTGATTTTGGCACTGTTCATTGGATTTTTAACTCAACTAACATAGTCTGGCCCCCTCTGGACGGCCTCTACAGCATCTGATGAAGGGCAGCAGCTGCTCATACGGAGCCTCGATCTACAAGTAAAGTGCAATCCACGGTGAATGAATAACCAAGGGCAGAAGTACATTAGTTGTAGAGAGAAGCAATAATTAACTTGTGAATTAATATAATTGCAATGTTGACAATCTGAATTTATCCAGTTTCTTGAAAAAGACTAGTACTGGTGCATTTCAGCATTTGTGATGTTACAAATAAAACAATCATCACTTTGTGACTCTGTTTTGTGATGCTATTACACAAGAAGTAGTAACAAAATTATTCAATCAATTACTAGTTGAAAAATGGTAACATTAATTCCTTTGAATCCGGCATTGATAGAAAATTGCAAATTTGAATAAGACAGAAGAGGAGAAGACTAATTTTGCAGGAAAGAAAGAGTTGCTTGAATTTGATTGATGAACATACACAGCAGTATAATGATCGAATTGAGCATATGGATTTAACTTCAGTTTCATTGCTGCAAATTGAGAAATCAACCCAGTATCAGAGACAGAATACTAAGTGGATCAAAGCAGTAACATAAGATAAGATCACAgctaaataaaatataaattttgaTCCATTGCTTTCATTGATATGTCACATGGAGCGATTACATTAAGTCAGTTACATGAAGTCGACAACTACGAACCTACAGACACTGAGATACCACCAAAGTATGAAGCTTTCGACAAGAATCTGACTCAGTAAGTCTAAAAATTAAAGAATCAGAACTTTGAATCTTTGCAAGTCTTCAGCTGAGTAAGTAGTAGCACCTGTCCAGACATAAGCATGCCACAGCCTGACTAGAGGACGGCGAGGTAGAAGAACTCCAGGGTCGGATCAACTagcagctcctccgccgccacagcAGCTTCCGCTTCGACTCCCAGCGCACCGGACGCGGCGGCCCCTTCGCCCACGATCAAGCCACAACGGGGGTGGAAGCAGGACGCGGAACCTCCCCGATGGCGCAGGGCGAGGCTGCGCTCCACGACCGCGGACGACCACCCCCGCTCCTCATCGGACTCCTCCCGCCGGTAAAGGCCCTCGTTGCGGCCCCTCTTCTTCGCCCCGTCGCGGCCCCTCTTCttcgcctcgtcgccgtccctctTCTTGGATGCGTCGCTGTCCCTCTTCTTGGATGCGTCGCTGTCCCTCTTCTTGGATGCGTCGCGGTCGCGCCGGCGGgcgagctcctcctcaacgGGGTCGTCCGCCACCACGGAGGTTATGGCGCCGTCGATGGTGAAGGTGAAGGCGAAGGCACCCGCGCGCAGGAGCTGGGTCCCGTCAGCGGCcatcatcggcggcggcggcaggattGAGATCTGATGGGATCGCGATTGcggtggacgcggcggcggcgggattgAGATCAGGAGGGAATGGGATCGCGAGTGCTCGTGACTCGTGAGAGATCAGGGATGGGAGTCGCGGCGGAGGGGAAATTTTGGAAAGATGGCGCGCGGCGGAAGGGAAATTTGCAGGCGGATCGGACGGTGCCTTTGAGGACAGGTCGGATGCGTGGGCGACTCGGGATTAGTTGGCGTAGGCGCCACGCGGATCCGGACGCTTGCGTGCGGTGGACGCGGGTGGAGCGGGGTGACAGCTCAGCAGAGGCAAGGCAGGCGACCCGCTCGACTCGGATGCGCATGCGCTGCCGTTACCTTAAGCCGGCGGTGAGGAGGTGTATTCCGGTATATCCGCGTTTCGGGATAGCCTGGGTAAGCGTATTAATTAATGGTTCTGATTTCcgcattttatttatttactacCAGAaatacccgtgcgttgctacgagCCCTTAACgggtccttacttgctctcacaTTATTATTTacttgttcctaatatgttagCTTCGCTTTATAATATGTTGGTGCGTTGTCCCTAATAGTCCTCTCTTTacaagtatagtagtagaaaaTATTTGTATGTGGTTTatgccatctgtttattacATGGGACCCACACATAGAAATACAAAAAATTACCActtaacctccgctctatccaCTCATTCACATCTTGCCCTATTCTCGCCGTCACCCAGGTGCTGCACATCTtgtcgtcctcgc harbors:
- the LOC117849031 gene encoding CDP-diacylglycerol--serine O-phosphatidyltransferase 2, which translates into the protein MDVIEKGVKRSLSQFTPAQWDKDQWYPFMGPLRFIQVLFLCVVFMTVELNTFFLKFCLWIPPRNPLVVYRLILWWLIAIPTIREYNSYLQDSKPVKKVGAFCWLSLAICIVELLICMKFGHGLFHDPMPSWLIIFWSSVGIALVIFLLAWSWRNHQKFRRKQL
- the LOC117847619 gene encoding uncharacterized protein; the encoded protein is MMAADGTQLLRAGAFAFTFTIDGAITSVVADDPVEEELARRRDRDASKKRDSDASKKRDSDASKKRDGDEAKKRGRDGAKKRGRNEGLYRREESDEERGWSSAVVERSLALRHRGGSASCFHPRCGLIVGEGAAASGALGVEAEAAVAAEELLVDPTLEFFYLAVL